aaataaaatgataagataaaactaacaaataataataataatgaaacaaaagtagttaacatcatgacaaaatgaaaaaaaaaaatttaaaaaaagggTGGGGGAAGAGAGAAGGTTTGGGGGAAGATAATTTTAAATGGATTAATTAAGTTTGATGGGTTATCtaataatatttatttatatccATATGTAAAAATTTAATATACACATACTCATTTATTTATGAGCGAATATagataaatttaattaaataaatttctTTGACAGTAATAATTTAAATCAACCTTCTCCCTTCACTCAAGTATAAGAGCATCTTAGCCTGAACTTTTCTGTCGGCCACATCATATTTGATGAATAAGAGTTTACTTGTACTTTCTTGGGGGAGCACAATTTTCGAGTAAAGATATTGGATACGGATTTGATGTATGGATTTATCAACAATCTTATCTTCTTTTAATAGTGACGTTGATTGACACCAACATTATCGCACTTCCGAATGCGACATTCTTGTCTTGTTTCAATTGAATTTTCCAGTCCTTACCCAAATTATTGTCCTTCTACAGAATTCTGGGACCAGTCCTTCCCCTTCACGTGCATGAATTGAAGTGAACGCACTAAAATCACTTAGAAGGGACGCACTAAAATGAAAGTTACAGTTTGAATTGTAAGTTCACAGTTTCGTTGAAAAATATACTATAGTAATATGACATATATAAGATAACAGGATGTATATAAGTTTATAGcgttttataaaaaaaatattataataataaatatgatatatataagataaaaatatgattaaaaaatatgttaagaaaatattttaaaatttttctgtGAAAACTTGTAATCCAAATAAGGCTAATGTCATCGGCTCATGACCAACTTGTCTTTGcaattttcatgttttcaaATAACGTTGAGATCCCATTGTGAGGAACATTTCCAAAGAGGAGCTCCCAATAAATCACTGAAAGGGAGTACAATAGGAAATCAAAGGATAGGTAATATTCAAAAGACAACTTCAGAAGGGAAAATCTTTCAAAACGTGTCCTatattttgtcaaatgaattttttattctttattttaaaaatgttaGTTTTACGTTCGTTACAAATTCAAGTTAACAAAATTTTGTTCGAATCTAAGTTTTTTACCACTTTATATCTTGAAAATCACCACGTAGCTCACATGAAATCattttttatatacaaaaagtcaaatttcacttttttagGATAAAAATGAATACGAATTAAATCAGATCCCACTTTtcaagagaaaaataaatataatttagATCAGATCCTACTCTTTAGTGTCAAAATAGTTATGGATCAAATCATTTGTTTGATTACAAATGAGATTTaacctttttgtcccaaaaaaaTGACTATATTTGGATTATGTGATGAATCCAGGGTAAAAAGTAATCAAAAACTTAAGTTGAACTAAATTTTACTGAGTTGATTTTGCAAGAAACGTAAAGGTATTATTTTAAAAGTAaaggataaaaaaattttcatttagtgaaatgtgagggactttTCAAATGATTTTCCCACTTCAAAATTACTCGAAGGCTTTGCAgctgaaatttaattttttcttttttggtaagTTAAATCTATCCCGAAGCCACGAAAGGTACTTTACCATAACTACAATAAATCTGAATTGAAAATTTACTTGCAAGGACCCAAATAAATTAACTGGTTGTGCATATGATTGTACGTGGTTCACGTGATCAAGATATATGAAGTTTCACTAAATGGAGCACATAGGAAAAGATTAGCCATCACAAACAAACCGGCTGCAGTATTATATATCTTTACATATTTAATTATGACAATCCACTTGCGATGATTATTGATTTCATAATCATTATCTTACGGTACCATTCTATGAAATGTTTCCGGTttatttgtatttgtaattgAAGATAGTTCCCATGGAACTCGTCAGTAATAATCCGTCATCAACTGTAAGAAACCAAGAACACCTACAAATTAATTGCAAGTGCAAAGACTCAAATTCAATAGTAAATTTTCCTTCCCCTTTCTTCAACCCTTTCAATAGCTAGCTacaccaaaacaaaaaacaaaaagagaagaagaaagaaacaatGAACAACCATGAATTTAGTTTAGGCATTTTTCCAACATGCTTACATGCTATGGCCAAATTTGATATTGAGTCAAtagaaaattcatccaaaatcaGTCTTCCTCACGTAAAAAGAATATATGATTACAAAATTGCATACAAATGACTAAATAAATTAAGGAGGGGGCAAATTCAAGAAGGCTAATAATCTAAAAACATCCAAACATTCATAGGTTGCACATATTAATCTCACAAATttttatgaaaaagaaattttgcaaAAGAGGGCTTAATTCAGTGGTGGCAAGGTTAAAATTTTGCAAGATTGGGCtcttttttatgttttggtttATCCTTTTTAGGATtgtgaaaatttaaatttgatgaaATAAGGTTGATGATATGAGGAAATCTGATGAATAAAAGTTGATCGAAGGGCAGTAAAATTGAAGATCAAATGGTTGACGATGGCTGCAGTAAAGATGATGTTGGTGTGTTAGATCTAATTTTTTTCAAGACTTAGTTGCCAGATTTGAGATTTCTTAAATCTATCTCTTCAGATCTCATCTAAGCATCTAGGCTTGAATCAGTTCATGAGCATATTTAGGAGAAAGTAAATGGTATCGGTGGAAGTATGCGCAGATATCATTTGATTCAATAAAGATGCTTTTGATTATTCAGAGCTACAACATCTAGCATTTGTTCTTcaaatctatatctatatatcaTTGATGTAATTTCTCCCACTACGACAGATTCAACAAAATGATGATGTTTttatcaaaagagaaaaaaaaaagactagaGAATTATGCCCGTCCAATTGTGCGGGAGTAGGGTGCTTGTGTATTCATTAGGTAGTGAGTAAATTGAGTAAAAGGTTATGGACAAAATTGTAGAAAACACATTGTTAGGTCACAACACGGCAAAGTTTTCATCAAGTGCTCAGAAAAAAGTTGTTCACAGGCTATGGACAAATTTGAAGAAGACAAATTATTAGATCATAACATGACaaagtttttcatgaagtgctcaaaaaaaaaaaaaaagtaattcaTAAAGTATGAGACTATGAATGGACAGGTATGCTGAAATGAAAGATACTTTAAATTGAATTGACAGCACTAAagttaaaaatatataaaagaaggaaaaaagttgtcacaggaaaaaaaatgtatagGCCACAGTTGCGTTCATGTAAGTTTTCATTTTTACAAGTTTCTATTAATATACTTTTCAACATTTTTATtcgttaaactaattaaaatattGCCTCTTGAATGTGTTTTCTCTTTTCAAATTGATAGTTTCAAACCCGTCctgattcttgatttttcagaGTCACGAGATTCCTGAACTTTTGCACCAAGTTAACTGCAAAATTCATCTTTGATACCTATCTCCACCAGTGAcaatttcttcaaattctttCGAGGTTCATGCTCTTGCAGAAACTGACATCTTTTCAAACATAGCTCTGTTAATGATGAGTCAGTTGCACCAAGGATTTCAGGATCTAGGGTATATGCGGTTTGCTAAATTCTACGATGGAAATCCTGATTACGTTGACATGTTTTTCTATTGCAGCTTTCTTGAGACACCTGTTTAGAATCTTCTCATCAAGTTTGCTCTCAATCATCATCGATAGATGCGGCGCCTACCACTTCTGCAGTGTGGTGTTGGCATGTTTCATGAACCCGTTTTTGTAATATGATTCATATTGAACAAATGCCAGTCGCtgaactttctttctttttttttttttgttttgtttggtaACAAAAGGGACTATTAAGTTATAGGTACAAAGTGACAAATTCCCTTAATATCTGCATCTACTAGATTTTTTAAATTAGGAGGGTCACTTTCATAACATACAAAAATCGTGTCTTGCTGAGCATCTAATTTCGTTAATCTATCTTCATACTGATTAACTTTTCGATAAGTATATCTAAGTATAACTTTCGACAGAATAGAGATCAGGGACTTGCAATCAGAAATAATTAAAGCATACTTATGAGCTGAGGTATTAACAGATTTAAGCAAATCTAGAGCAGTTTTAGCATTAACTTCTAATTCAATATTTTGCAAGTTGAGAGAGGAAGCTAAGGATACCCATCTTTTGTCCCCCACAACTCAGCAAGGATATTGGTAATGTGTCCTAGTTTTTTGTTAAAGGCAGCTACCCAGTGTCCTAGGTGATTTTTAATCAAGTCACCTGATCCAGCTGGACCCGAGTTCCCCATGGATCGAGGACCCATCAGTATTGATTTTGAAATAAGAAGGGAATCTAGTTAACGAGCACTTCTGTTCTAAGGTGTACTTAGTTCTGAATAGGTCGTGAAAAGGAGTGTTCGTGGCTGAACTTTCTTTACTCGAAGAAGCCGTACGTCTTGAAATTCTAATCTAGGGCTGGTTGGATAAAATACCCTAGCTTCGACATGGTGTTTCGCAATCAGGAAAGAAAGTATGCCAGCTGCCGCCGAAATCTCGGTTTATCTCGTTTTTCCGTGCTGATTTGCACTAGCCTTCGTTGATTGTTTTTGGAACCCTTCCCAAAAAAACCCTACCCGTTAAAGATACAGCATTTAAAGCCAAGTAAAGAGCTCTTTTACCATTTCCTTCTCTCTTGAAAGTTTGACTACGACCTCATAGTTACCTGTCCAATATCCTCACCAGTTGAAATGAATCTTTGCAACACAAATCCCACTATTAAATGGAGGTCTTGGGGACAAAAAATTTCATGGTTCAATTTAATAAGTTCAACACAAATTTGTTAATAGACTATTTTTCTAGAGTTAAGGAGATATTTGATAACCTCATTAAGTACGCAAAGTTATTGTATTAAGTACTTCTTTCCTGCTACATttgtttgataataaaatttgcttatatttaTGACACATTTGATTTACATACAAAAATTTACACGAAAGTTGTATCACTTAATTTGTTGAACTAGTATATGTATTAATCATATTCACTCAAAAGAATCATTGCGCTCACCAATACACTTTCACACAGTATACACACACTCTCTTTCGATCACATTTTCACACATCCACACACGTTCTCTCTCgctagaatatatatatatattttttttttcttctatattATACATCTAAATACAATCTCCCCTTCAAACATGTAGAATCTATGCTTTTCTTCTTTCAAACAaacatttatcaaaaaaataatatttaaaaattaatcTAACATAAAACACACCTTTCACATTTAGGATTAAACTACAAAATACATTGGGCTTCTCAATTACTGTGTCGTACTAGAGGGTTACTGGCACTGGATAAGCagaatttttgtaattttcgtTTCTCGTTTCGGAGGTAAGGGTGCGGCCTTCCTCCCAGCATTGTATTCTTGGGCAGCTTGAATAATGGTACAACGtttggttgaaaaaaaaaactacaaaatACATATGGAATAAATATTTCAATTCAATGCTTGCATTAAATTGATTATCAAATAGATGTGACTTCATGGATATAAGCAAATTAAGAACTTAGGAATTAGTTTTCAGTCTTTATATTTCAGAAatcaattttcagttttatcaaatgctGTCTAGGCCATTGAATTCTATAATATTTTATGGTTTCTTTTGATTAATTCCCAGAATAAATTCTTTTGATTAATTCTACTAAGTCTCTATCGTGTTCACAATTCCACCTCATCTTCTTTTTTTGGGTGCAATCAAAACACAGGATTCTAAATTTTATGAGATTTTATGTTGCACTCCTTCATTTCCTTTTAAtgttaaaagaagaaatattgAACAAATTGTTGATCTCTTCCTCATGGCCAAAAATTAGGAGCAACACTCCATTTCTTTTACTTCCCAAACTAGTCCAACTTTCCAAGCTGGATTGTGCAAGATACTAAACAAATTAAGAAGATTTGGCAAGATACTACGAATCACAGATTCCACAATGTAGAGTTGTGCAACGTAGGAACTTGACTAAAAATCAAATAGTTTGctccaaattaaaaatttttgaaaggagAAAGCAAGATCTATAATAATGGATGATCATTTATGATATATCAAAGTTACTGGAAGAGTGAAATTAAGGAGAGGATCAATTACTATAATATAGCCTACTTTAGAGCTAAATTTAGATTTTCATTTGTTACCAATAATTTTTACTATAACTTTAAGCTTTTTTTtggagcaaaagaaaagaaaaatgcgtCGGTGATTGTAGTGGTTAAGGTTTAGGCCATTGATCTAAGTTGTAACTCAATCTAATTAACCAATAGGAGCAGTTTGTGCGCCTAGTAGAAACTATTTCTGGTTCCACCTCTCTGTTCTGGAGCTTTCTTTAGATTACAGATATCCCTAGGCTGGATGGAGGAGCTGCATCTGTTGTTATCCTTAGGCTGGATGGAGGAGCTGCCTCCGTTGTGTCATCATAGCCCATCAAAACTCTAGTCCTATTTAGCGAGTTTTTTgttaagtttttcatttgtaagTTTTTTTAACAGTTTTAACtacaataaaatgaaaaaaactcTTCAAGAACTTTTCAACATACACACTTGAAAATATctaaaaacacacaaaaaaaattttttccttctttcttttcttcttcttcttcttcttcctccttccCACGTCTCAACCCACCATCACCACTACTGCTAGTTGGCACTTTGGCGGCGCCTTTGGCAACCTCATCCCTTTTTTCCCCTCCTTCTCTCCTCTTCCCCTCTTCTACTTccttcttccttcctctcctcaTCTCCTCTATCTCCTTCCTCCTCCCTCCCTATCCCGCTCCCCCCTTCCGGTCCTCCATCTCCCAAAGGGAGGGAGTAGGAAGGaggaaagaaggagaagaaaggaggaaaggGAGGAAGGAGAGGGGGGGAGAAGGGGAGAAAAGAGAGTAAGAAAAAAATAGGTCTACTGGCACCGTTGTCGATTGCCGACAAAGGTACCGGCAATGGTGGCTAGTAGTGGGAAGAAGGGGAGGAGGAAGAGCAATGGTTGGGTGGGGGAGAAACAagaggagaggaaaaagaaaagataaaaaaaaggaagaaagttttaccatccaaacaagttttttttttacaaattttacGATAACttatagtaaaattttggacaaacacccaaaaaattcaATTGTCAAACAGGACCTCTGTTTGATACAATGTGAGAAGGATTAATGCTCTATGGTCTCAGTCTCGAATATTAACTAAGTATTCCAGTAGGACAAGTACGGTTGGTATTAGTTGTGGTTGGCACGATTATTGTACTTTTTtataatttgatatatactCATATAACTTTATTATTTATcatgaaatataataaaaattatgtGAGTATACACCAAATCATAAAATACAGCGAAATTATGTAAGTATAAATCAAATCATGAAAAGGGTATAACAACTGCGTCAATTGCACCTGTAGTCGATCGTACCTGTCCCATTCCTGTATTCTAGAGTCTCTAAACTTTGCTGTAAATATTTCTTCTTATTCTCATATTGTGAAACTAGGGGTGAACCCACGCAAGGTGCGGGAGTGAGTACTTGTCGTGAAATCTTGTAAATAGTAAAATTGTAGTTGTGTtgttctcaaattttttttttgaaaaattggaaatgTATAATATGGTAACTTGTTGTAATTTATCATTGTATACATATTCTACAGCTTTATCTTTATTAATAGAATTTCTCAATAATATaatctctcttgttttttccttttctttgagAGATTACAATCCATAATTGCTTGGTAATAAAGACAttaaaattttaccaaaaaataattaaattgtaCTACAATAAAGCCAACACAAATTATAATCTCTTCCTTGACTTCTCTACCAGCTGAATCTTCTTCatcttgaaaaagaaaaacaagtgtAGAATGACACTATTAGGAAAATCTAAAAACTAATAAGGCCAAAGAGCTAGATAATAAGTACTATTCTTACCAATGCTTTTGCAAATCAAACACTAACATCTTCATTTTTAGCATCATCATCATTATATTCCAAGGCTTTCCCTTATTCTGCTTCTACAGCTTTGTCCAAATAAACTTGCCAAAGCATTCGAAATATCAAAATCATTTGAAATTGAAAAACTATTTCCATATAATAAACAATAAATTCAAGTATATCAAAAGTGCACTTAGTTCTTCAATTTTAGACTTTTATTTCTAGCCACCCTCTTTGGCAACTTGAATAATTGGATCATCAAGTTATCGTGTCataaaaaaccaaataaaaaaaatgtgcttttcaagtttaaaacacaataataaGTACCTGGTGGCGTTCATACCATCCTTATAATTTTTAATGTGAAACTATAAACTGAATTTTACACCAATCTTAAGTTTTGGCCATCATTGTTttcattattaaaaaaaaaagcattatTCATAACTTTCCAGGATAATTGTGCTGCTCCGTCAATTCACATTAAAGTCTGGAAGTGATGGAAGTTTAGTTTTACATATAATATAAACATTGAGTGGAAGCAAACAGAACCATAAATATTCTCAACAGTAGAGATGTGCCGAAACATAAAAGGTTCTTGTATGAACACATTGATTTTGGAGAACATATATCTCTAATGATATTGACTTTGATCTGGCACTTTTTGCAtgttcttttcttctttaataccTTTTTTTCCCGAAGAATAAGAGTAAACTAGAACTAATGATATCGTTCGTGCTAAattataatcaagaacaaacaCGAATTGACAATCAAACTCTGGGGATTGATAACCCATGTTATATTTATTCACGTTATCTCTGGCTTAGACAGCCATGATTACATTTATTTCATCTCTCATATGACAACGAGAGGAACTTATTTAGTCACATAAGACTTTATCTTTATGTCGCAATTGCTTGGGGACTTTAGCATGGACTTGCGATCGCAAGCCAGCGTTTCAGGGTTAATATAAGGCCTGATTGCCTGACTGTAATTCTCGTCATAGAATGCGTTCCAAAGCATGACGCCTCCATAGTTGGGATAGCCCCGGACatagggaagaatttcgcgaaTAAGCACCCGAGGTGGAATGTAACCGCCACTAGGAGCGGCTTCAGGGGATGCAGGTAATCCCAGGAATAGTTTATTAACTCCTGGGTATGATGCCCAATGAGAACTCCAACTGTAGAAGAGGTTGTTGGCATTGCCCATACTATACTGACAAGGCGGATTGTTGTAAAATTGCACCCACACATAATCAAAGAGGCCAGTTCTGATAGCAGCGTCGAGATAATAGTCAGGATAGAAACATTGTGGTGCTGCAGATAAGTGCACCCTTCTCTCTGATGTGCTATATTCTGAGAGCGCCTTGGCGAGATCATCCAAGAAATCCCTCTTTCCAGCTTGGATATGAAAGTCTATTCCGTCTAAGACAGCATCGCCTAATGGACGATTTTCTGATTTACCGCCAAGGAAATTATTATAGAGATAGGACGCGACTTCCTTGGCATCATCGGCGGAAGAGAGGTTTGGAGCTCCACCGAGAGAAAGAAGCACTTGGGTGCCTCGGCTCTGGCAAGCTTTTATCTCAGAACTAAGCGAGGAGCAATCGCTTGGCTCACAATGCCCAGCTAAGTTCAATTCTGGTGTCTGGCCACCGCCATAATTTATCAGAAAGGCAAGATTCACGTAGTCGTAGGTATTTCTCCGGCATGCGTCTTCCAGGCTTCCTTCGTCGGTGTGTTGGCCCCAGTAGGTGGCAATTCCAGCAGCATCGGAAGACCTGATCAGTACTGAAGATAACATCCACAGGGATGTTATTGCTATGAGTAGTGATCTAAAACAGCGAGCCATGTTTTCTTCTCTCGGTTGTTTTTGCAGGTTGCTTTGGGTATATTTGGTTGCCCACAGATCGACCCCTTTTATAGATGAGTTCAGCTACCTGTGTGGCGAATTGAAGACGTGCCAAATGGTACCCATCCCTTTACAGATATGTGTAATGTGTGCTTTATCTATAATAGTTGATAGTTTTACCCAAAGAAAAGTATTATTCGTTCCTTTAAGCATTCGCATCGATAAATTATTGACAACATCGGTAAATTTCTTTACTCGTCATTTCAACTATAGCACAgctatctttttatttttggactaatattttaaaattcagTCTAGACTATTCGATCGAGCTGATTGAACCGTTGATTGGGTAGTTTTCTGAGTTGAGTTAAGCCTCAAACTAAGAGAGATCAAAAAACCGATCTAAATAGTAAAAACCAATTAGATCTGGGTCAGACCAATGAACCGTCGCCGAAACGGTGTTTACTAAACCGTAATCTTgcttttctttgaaaaaattgCGGTCCACATTATCGGATGTCCCCTAAGGGACGGCGGTCCCACGTTATCATACCATCTTCAGACAAGATCGACATACTTTGTGACATTTTACTATTTATTCCTCATGCTTGCTTTATTTTAAGTTGTCTTCATCGATCATGAACCAAAGTACTTTAATACTACTCATTGATCAACTAAGTATGGATTTACAAGATTCATGTTAGTGGTCTACATGATAAcagtaaaaaaaacaaaaaaatgataatAGTAAAATATATCTCAggtattaaattttaaaaatataaaattaattaagaaAAGCGTATAAATGCAAGGGAATTAATTatgaaaagtatataaatgcaatGGAAGTTAATAATTGTTAGTGTGTGTATATACATGATAGGTTAGGTGTAATATAAATTCGTTAATGAGTGCCCCTTGGTCACCCGTTAGAAAACCCTATATGATAATAAAGATAACATTTTAATTGGGAAAGATTGTTCAAAATGTATCTCACAATttatcaaatgaatttttttcatcGTTTACTTTTAAAATGGTAACTTTATATCATTTATAAAATCAAGACAATAAAATTTAGTTCCAACTTAGATTTTCGATCATTTTTAACCAAAATCTATCATGTGACCACATATGGTTATTTTTTAGAGGCAAAAAAGTTAGATTTCATTTGTAGTTAAACAAATGATTCGatctatattcatttttacCCTAAAAAAGTAGGATCGCAAAAAAGTAGGATCGCATTTAAATTATATGCATTTTTTCCctaaaaaagtgaaatttgacacaatctatatttatttttgtcacTAAAAAAGTGGGATATGATATTTTTTATacatagaaaatgaaaaaaattgtaaatttagTACCAAATGTTTGGGATATCAGCAGTTTTATTCCTTAAAGTTTGGACAAAAGTAAATCTAGTCCcaaatatttcaatttttaagcACATTTAGtccaattgattgatttttgacAAATTGTTATCGGAATCCAGTCACGTCAACAACACATGTCAATagcttaaattttaaaaataaatagaaaaaagaaaagatgttgGTGGCCATAATCTTTATTTAAGGGCATAATTAGTCACACACAGAGTAGTCATGTAGTTAAAGAGCAAAGACTAATTACTATGCATACGACTAATTAGTGCCTTTTAATTACAAAAAATGGCCACcaatatcttttcttttttctattctttttcaaaagttagTTGTCGAAACGTGCTATTGGCGTGACCAAATTCAAGCAATAATTTGCCAAAATCAGTCCTTTGGACTAAATATGCTTGAAAATTAAAACATTTAAGATTAGATTTGTTTTTGTCCAACCTTTAAATACTAAAACCATTGAGGCTCCAAACATTTGGTACTAAAATTGTAAttttctctaaaaaaaaaaaagactgaaTTTGGGTCACATGGTGATTTTAGGCAAAAAAGTGATCAAAAATTTAGGTTAAAACCAAATTTTACTAACTTGAATTTATAAAAGATgtaaagttaatattttaaaagtgaaaaacacaaaattatttaacaaaatatGATAGATGTATTAAACAATTTTTCCTATTAATTATTTATGATACATCTCTGATGTCATAAATTAACAATGATTTGATAACATTTGGCCCAATGATTTTTAACCCAGTAAGATTTTTAGTTTAATAAATGGCTTGGATTTTAAAACCTTCTTAAAAACCTAATTTTCAGAACCACTCATGGATGatgtggtgcatattcaagagCCACATATATCATCATAATAATGTAATATTACTTGCATCATCATGTTTCACTAAATGAGTGGGGAGCATTTATTTATCTAAAGGAAGAAAGGCACTTTGTCCCTTTGAATCATGGGGCTCCTCTCATTTTACCCCCTTAACCAAAACAACACACACTTCAGCCaaatttttttatcttattaAATCAATTTCAACCGGTGTTACAATTTCGTACTTAGCTCATAAGTATACGATTTAGAATATTGATGACTAAGGGGCAAATTAAACCTTTTATAGTGGCTGTAAAGAGAAAAGCCATTCTTTTTGTTTATTGAGTTACATATTTTAATTTGCATCTTTGCTTTCTGCATATGTTGGTTGGCCTAGGATTAACCATTTTATTTTATAGAAGGTgaattctgtccaaagcagttCCTCTTTTACAAATTTTCCTGTTACATTATTATCTATCTATTTAATTAAAATATCTCTTTCAATGCGACAACGTCAGTTTGACAAGTTGTGCAAAATTTAAATAGTACTGAAAAGAATATTCGTTTTAGAT
Above is a genomic segment from Coffea eugenioides isolate CCC68of chromosome 5, Ceug_1.0, whole genome shotgun sequence containing:
- the LOC113770626 gene encoding acidic endochitinase-like; the protein is MARCFRSLLIAITSLWMLSSVLIRSSDAAGIATYWGQHTDEGSLEDACRRNTYDYVNLAFLINYGGGQTPELNLAGHCEPSDCSSLSSEIKACQSRGTQVLLSLGGAPNLSSADDAKEVASYLYNNFLGGKSENRPLGDAVLDGIDFHIQAGKRDFLDDLAKALSEYSTSERRVHLSAAPQCFYPDYYLDAAIRTGLFDYVWVQFYNNPPCQYSMGNANNLFYSWSSHWASYPGVNKLFLGLPASPEAAPSGGYIPPRVLIREILPYVRGYPNYGGVMLWNAFYDENYSQAIRPYINPETLACDRKSMLKSPSNCDIKIKSYVTK